The DNA window gcaCGAAAAAAAGTGCGTTTTTGGCAAActtacttttttgaaaatttgaaatacttttatttttttctccttatAGActactttcgagttcgatgcattttcGTCAAAATCTTTGGTTTAAGTGAACATTATTCTTGCGTTTAGAGGCATCGTCACTTCCGTTTCTATGTTGACAGGTGGTTTTAAAACTATCATGCTATATTGCACGAACTATTCGTCAAATTGAAATCTAATAATTGACAaccagcactgctgtcattagggaattgtgattTAGCACCTACATAACAAactttatttctagtttatcctgcatgatgacgatcactaagacgcttgattaACGTTAATAGTGATAAAGGCGAACTCCTCTAGCTGGCAAACGGCATTATAAAGGCGAGCATAATTGTCGAGTTTCTTCCGGTGACGAAcaaactcgaaagttgtctattcgttttactttaaatattactgcttttaaaaacaaaacttggaTCTTCGGAAGATAATATACACTATCGAAATTAActtgtttaggggccaactgaaggacgcctccgggtgcgggaatatctcgctacattgaagatctgttagtgaccttctgctgttgttttttctatggtcgggttgctgtctcttcgacacatttcccattgccattctcaatttcatataGACCcagataaacaataaataatttctaAAGTAAATTAAGAATGTACGTACGTTCCAATTTTTTAACGAGCAGCTCATGTTAAAgaatcttataaaaaaacagtGAAAGAATGCATACGTGTCGGCATCCCCGTGTCACGCAACGCTACACTAAATGACCATAGATAATCATTGTCATCCGTCAAAGAAAAATATTGGAGAGGACATTAACCTTCaaagattaaaaattaaaatttttatattctttgtttCGGCTATaaccatatgtttttttttgtatttgacagTATTTCTTTCAAGAGTGTGATACAACTCCAGTGGTTCGACATGTGAATTCAAATGGTATCGAGAGGATACATGTGCTAACATGgacttaaaacaaaaaacaagaataaaaacaatttagtacatatgttaatttttattgtattagAAGAATGTATTGTACCCGTTTATGCGTTTCAgaatacattttgaataaatagaggGAATTATCGTGCTCAAATATAATGACCGGCTGTCTCTCTGATAACGAAAGTATCACACCACATGCCAATTCAGACTCGGCGAAATTTTCATGACATTGTAATATCattacgtttggaggacgtgtttttaaagaaaacaatcgACATTCCCACTGGTGCAATAAAACAGGAATTTGCTTAGAAAGAGGAGTTAGCAGTATCCTTTAACTAAAATTTCCGCTATCTTGACTAAAAACTTgacattgacaatgagggtcggttggaAACATAATTCAGTTgaaaactttcattttctatgtagcaaAATACAAACAGCCAACATAATATATACAGAGTGTCTAAGGGATTGTATTGTTTATCGTGGTTTCTTTGATAGATGATTGCTGcgcacaaggaagctattaaccAAAAGTTTTAAGTGTTGAAGTTGATGACATTCCTTTGTAATTTTTACGGACATTTTTATGAGTTGGttaccgttatggaatatccgtttccaAGACGATAACAGATATgctccttatgtcgtaactactaTACCCTTTCCTTGTAATGAATGTGACGGTTTTGTGACTTActgaattatactatttacaggacgtgtaataacataagcaacataACTGGTGCCACATTCCAAAGCACTTGAGATCTcttcagtttttggtggggttcgtgttgcttagtctttagttttctatgttgtgtcttctgttcttttctttgcctgtttttctttatatttttagcgattgcgttgtcagtatattttccaatctatgagtttgactgcccctctgctatcttttgtccctcttttctGTCCAAATGTCGTAACTACTATCATGTCTCCTTTTCCCGAATGTGACCCATAACTAGGATAATTATCTAGTTTCTTTTGACATGAGCAACATCACGGATGCCTATTTTCAAAGAAGATCTGcatacccttccgaagcacctgaatATACTCCAGGTTTTGGTGGGAAAAGAGTTGCTCAGTCttcatttttctatgttgtgtttgttAGCTATTGTTTGTCAGTTCGATTTTTTCTTATATAGccataagaaagaaaaaacggACAAACAAACATTAGTTAacaaaaatcagtttattttcgactttttagttaaaatgtccctctggtatctttcgactTTCTTTTGAGGAAAACACACTTTGGGAATATattatatcaaacaaataacttaTCCATGATCAAGAAAACAGGTCTGATGTAAGTTCGGACACAGGTCAACAATTATTGgttgaacaaatattttgaaaaattgatataaatgcAAAGGTCTGAAAaccaaatgttacaaaaatcaCTTTctacttatacatgttatagttcTTACTAGGTAAAACGAAAATTGTaggaaaatcaattattttttcaaagctacatgatgttttatttattttagatttaaaatatataattgaaatatataatcatttgacaacattttttgataaatacaaaCTTTGCAGAAGGTTTGGCCTTTAAAACTAAAACTTATTTTACATGTTCCAGCAGAGAACGAATACCACGACAAAATAGTATGTTGCGTAATGTCAAGATTGGATGCAAATATATTTTGGGTAATTATCTTGTTATATACGATAGAGatggataaataaaaaatagaaacaatttCGAATTACATATTATAATGGTAGTTTTAGTTGTAATTAAATAAATGGTAATGCAATAACACCGTATgtatggaaaagaaaagcaaaagcttgatataaatttctgtttttgaaTTGTCTCAATATCTTTGACTGTCTGTTCTCGATGGTATTATTAGAATAGTATCTAGAACTTCATTCGATAGAGGTATCTAAATACTATTAAAAAGAGTTTCTACTCAGGCATATCTTCTCTTCCTTGTCTGTGTTAGACTTTAGTTTTTTGTCCTTTTGTGGATTTATCAACTCTCCAaaatttggattttcaaatattgagcTTCACTTAAGAGACATAGGTGTTCAAATACGTATTCGTTGCATTTATAGTGGTGTCGTCAATTTAATTAGAGTGCTTGATTTATTCTTCAACcaacacattttctttaaactgtttaaatattttccactttGAATTGATGTTCCATATTGGATATTAATTGTTTTGTggtttaaattacaaattttgtgtCGTGTATGATGGAGAGGCTCAAAGTATCCGGTACGATGGTATGTGGTTCAATTGTTTATGCATGGTGCAATGAGTGTGGCATAATATTACATCATAGTTATTGTGCATCAATTAAATGGTATGGGATATTAAACCGTCGACTGTACCAACTACCATTGATTTCCTTTGACATGGTGGAACAGGTAAGCTACGTCTTTGGTTATTACTGATTCTTGATTTAAAAAGACTTGTATGCAGATTTTGGCAAAACTACGAAATCAAATGtggaaaaaacaaatttttttttcaatccatgaaaattaagaacacaaatataaataaataaacagccATTTAGGCAAAACAAGTATTCTAACCAAAGTGTGTGATTCAAGACTCTagcatatatttaatattggAAGTTATTGATTCATCACGACTGTAAGTTTTACCCTGAAATTCACCGGAAAAACCTTTTCTAGAAGTAagactgataaaaaaaagttatatgatGGAAGTACTTATGCTGTTCTACGATGGAACTTTTAAACCGTTCTAAACAATTTAAGGTTAAAATGTTTGGACGGTTTTGAGGTCTAACTGTCAAAAATTAATTCGacctgtttgtttttttaaaataacgaGAGACAAAGACGGAGTCCTCAtaacaataagaaaataaatagaaacCAGAATTTACCAAAAATCTACCAATGAATCAATCATCATAAATTTGCAGCAGTGTACTTGTAACTTTACGGTTTTAAATGGAAACTGTCATGCCGAAAAGTATACGATTTTTCcgaaataagaatatatatatgtaagaacAAGTACCAACATTTATTTCCAATATAGGCCTATATATTTGCCAAAATTCTATTGTTCTTGGCCAAACCTTACTAAATTACAGTATCTATTTAAATCAAAGTCtattttacatattaaaaaattgtgtaactACATAAAATCTGCGTGGTCAATCAGATCACATATTGTTACTTAATGTTATTTGCTTTCTTGTAAtgatttatatgtattgttctctgctgtttatcatttgtcatgttgtaaatatgtttttcgttGCTATAGCATATATATGCTTTTTGCAATAAAGTATTCATTCAATATAATACAGACTACGTCCTCTTCCACATGTATCATACGTCTCATATCATTtagattaaatatttgttttcatacgTTAATACACAGCTTTTGTCTAGACTAAACTTACTAGGACGTGGATCTGCCACTGAAAGCTTATGCGACCAAGGACTGAGTTTATTTACCggtacataattttatattgtacattgaataaaaatagtacagccaaatgttttattcatttaaaatttatgttcaAGAACACACATTAAGCATTTAAcatggcatatttttttttaaataactttttgaatatttctgtTCATTTTAGATGAGAAACATAGTTTTGTTCACTCTTCTTTGTTCTATACCAGTAGTATATCTCGCCGGCGGCAGTAAGTGtaatttgaacaaaatgtaaaactgttatctatgatgagtttatttacctaATTAAGAATCATAATATTATTTAACTTCTCTTCAACATGTACAGATGCACAGCTAGGTATTGCATAAAGCACTTTAAgtatgcagaaaaaaaaacattgcatcAATCTGACTAGTACTTATTTTACTCCTTAcagtaaaaatagaaatatatcaacaaatatacaaacaaaaaattaagaaaaagcaACAGAATTATAGGATGGACAATAGCTCGCTAGATTACAGAtgacattaaaacattttaaaaattcagaaattaagtATATTGCATACACTTGTGTACTTAGTTTGCAAATATCatcttgtttatataatattttctcTGTTATTAAAGCGTCCATCATAGTTCACGAAGACATTGTTTCGTCATGCACATCATTATGTAgacatatgtttttttgttttatccaaACTGGGccatcttttgtttttttaactgtagtcaaatgcattatttgactttaattaaagtttataaggcatattaaaatttcaaaaggatTTGTATGAagcataattatgtttaaatgtCACACTCTATCGGCTTTGGCACATTAGTAtattataggattaaacacattttttttctagaggtgtaaaccggggcgattaactcacaaactgaataaaagtccTCAGgacttttatgtaaaatatgttatcaaaaatagtgtttaatccttataattcttaAGCCAAATATTCGcaattttctattaaaatatttttgtgtaaaGGCTACTATAGGCCTATATAATTACCATCACATGCACAACTGACAGGTCGTAACTAATGAGTTGGCCGCCATATTGACTTTTCATAATACATTAATGTTCTATAAATGCAACGGAGATTAAAATGAAATAGCACCTACTTCCAAAACGTCATTTTAATGAGAtattatccgaatttgaagcgtacacgTAAAGAAATAAGTTTGTATTCGTATGACGTCGTCTTTGCGAAATCATTCATGAATTTTCGcgcaattttatttagattttttttatacatttttcgaAGCTTTAGTACAttcattttatttagattttgttatatatgcattacaaaagaaacaactgttatgaatttgtgttttaatatgtaatTGCTGAAATATCAGTTTCCCTGCAAGAATGTGTATCGCGCATGAATTACAAaagtagtttcggaaacatggtttatcAAAGTGTAATCCAAGAGAAAAAAACTTATTGACCAATCCAATTCCAGGTTTTTACAGATATGCAAATCAAAtaagaaagatatatatatttctacatATACGTGAATCAACCTaaactaaatattactttttttttatttatttaggtCAGCATCAGCATAACAATGACTGTTCAAGAGGATCAGATACATGGCAAACATGTTATGACTGCTACTGTAATCATCATCATTCGTCTGGTATGTTTATCTACCGTTGTGAACATGAACATAATTGCACTTCTTTTCTGATCCGTAGCATCAAACGCAAACgtatttatgaacaaaaactaaaaaaacataactATGGGAAACAACTCAGCTCGACCAGTGcagtaaatttatatttcttttataatacaACTGTCCTCAATCACTTTATCATCGCACCAAGAGCGCTGCAGCATACATGTCTGACAAccatatcaacaacaaaaaatatgaaatataattcCTTCGTATcattaaacaatatttacatgatattttttcaagatCTGCAGAAAAAAAGCAATTCATAGGTTCTTTGACGGGCATGAGATCTTGATCTCTCTTCATTTATCATCCCTTTCCGACGGACTTTTATCGCAAACGGTTTATAGGGAGTGTTGAAAATTCCTAGACCGGagatcgaaccaggaacctttgggTTTGTAATCCGATGCGCTTATCAATACACCAATACACAACGGCTTTCATAAAGTTGTTTTAAGAAGTTAACATTTGTAAAGGAACTTAacacatgatattttatttaattatctccccttttcagCATGCAACCACTGTAGACATTGTGATATACAATGCCCTGGTAAGTTCTATTCATACTTTAAATaggataatttttcttttatcaattGGCAATTAGCaaagaaaattttacaaatgattATTAATTATTCCAAATGAGTATGTTTTACCCTTATCCTTACTTGTACAcgattattttgaaaatatctacATAGGCTCGAGGGTACAAACACAtcagcaaaaattgaaaaaattgttttacattacaaattgtatttaatactcaattagttattactttatgatatggtaccaAATTCATACAAACAAATCAATTCGTTTTGGCCCCAGAggtcttttaaaatgtaaatatcattgaaaaagctccaaattatctccttATGGcgaacaaatttaaataacttttttaactcatcggtgacctatatctttttttttcaaatgaactgaacttatactaaaatattgtaaaatttagcaatttctgTGATTAAGtcctttattaattttgattttacctttttttcttctatttgttcaacagaaaaaaagtatctGAACAAAATTGCATGATTATTTCAAAGGCAGACattgagcttaaatgaacgatAACTCAGTATTTCCATTAAGTATaggataaagttcatttatagaaaaaaaaaaacgtgaaatccaatatttgaaaaacaaattggaTTTAGACCTGCGAGCCACCTTTCGTGTGCAAGATTGAAGGCTAAATCTAAAGTTTGTTTTAGTCCGTCTTCAAACAAATATTGAACCAGTGTTGCTCTCTACCTGCAAACATTCAATTTCAGTCACACAGTATCGCTGAGTTGAAAAATCAGTATTCCTATAAgcttttacattttattgaagATAAAACCAACCCACCAATCACTACTCATGTTCCTTTAACTACAATTGAGCCACATACCAAACTATGCGATATTGTGAAAATATTCGACGCTGTCGCAAGAAACCAGTTCATCCACAATTCAACAGCTGCAATATGTCAGAACGATAATGAACACCATGATAATGATGCTTTAGTTATGACACTGTGCAACGCACCTGGCAGTGCAAATTGGATTGAAGGAGAACAGGTAGCATGattaacataagcaacacgacgggttccacatgtggagcaggatctgcttactcttccagagcacatgggatcatccctagtttttggtggggttcgtgttgctaagtctttagttttctgtgtagtGTCctctgtacttttatttgtctgtttgtctgtttgtcttcttatTTTTAGCCAAAGCGTTGTCagttattttctatctatgaatttgactctccgtctggtatcttttgtccctcttttaattaTGGAGTGATAAATCAGTTATGGTGAAGAAATTGAAGGTCTAATTGACTGCATGatcgaaaaataaattgaaaaaaagcatTTACCTAAGATAAGCCGATCTCGAACAGGATCTGATTCTTGTGTGAAAAAAACGTTTCGATATCAATATGGTCCGCGAGACAAGTTGCTGAAGTATTAAGATTTGGGGTTTCGGTCCGTGTTGTCTCGTGACTAGTAAATAACATCCACAAAGACACGGAGACGACCCTTTGGTACATCTTGTCTTTCTGCATCAGtgcttgaataaaaaatatgctgCAACTAGCTAATGAGGTGTCAACCGAAATTAACAATAATTATATCTGAcctattttaaatacaaaacgCGCTTTAGGTTACGATATAATTCAAGGTGTATGTAATTTGACTTTAACATATGATATACGATATTAACGGAAGATTTGCGACTTTAGACATCAAAGAGGCGTCGCACAGCTAACTATTGACGATTTAAAATGCTGCTTTTGCCTTTTCTGATGTATCCATCAAAGAAGTATCACATTTCGTTATTTGtatcaattttgataaaatgccTTTTTCAACAGGTTCTGTTGAGTAGTGGTACATGCTCACAATCAGCTAAACCCTACACACCAATATTCTACCATCTTGAAAATGTAAGACGGGCAGGTATACTTATAGCATGTGATGGAAATGAGATCAGGGTAGGTGACATATATATGATTACTCTCAACTACGACAAAAAAAACACTACTAATATCCCACAAATAATTgggaatttttttattagatgAAAGCTTAGAAACATGTGATCGTTACGCTTTTCTAACTATAATTTAAGTatagtacataaaaaaaatcaatgactATAACAACAGATAAAATAACATTGACGGTAAAAACGTAACTGCACCATATGAATTGCGCATTtcgtaaaaaaataacaattcataAGTGCTCGAGGACAAACCATaagaaaatcaaaaacttaTCAAACAAATGATGATCTTATTAACAAAcacacaaaatattaaaacgtAAAACCAAAGGTGGGCATGAAATACAATTGTATGAGGAGATATGTTCctcatttaaataatttcaagaaATATGTCACAGCAAATAATGTAAACAATGTAAATACGACAACGTAATCAGTTGGTTCCCTTTACAATATAAAGCTTCATttttattgtctgatgcaaacTAGATATCCGCCTGTTTTATGATGTTTCTTCTTCAGTATTTCCACCAGGAATGCGATACAACCCCAGTGGTGAAGCATGTGAATCCAACGCAAATAGACAGAATACACGTGCTGACATGGAGTTAAACTTACAGAATGTTTTCAATATGTcagattttatttcattaacaaaattgaataagaGGAAATCAAATGTTGTTAATTTATCTAATATTGTTGACTCAATTTTagatgtagacgaaacgcgcgtctggcgtataaaattataatcctggtacttttgataactattaaaacCACCTTATAGAGAGTTCCTACTATAGCAAATACACATAGTCATTTACAGTGCAAGTACACAGACAGATTTTATTGGTCTATTATGCCGGCCTGAGTACTCGGAGTTTTCCACCAACTgttccgagtacacagttatcgtcccttgattttcgttgtccacgaataaaGTTCCTAGTGTGGATAGTGTGTTACTTATCAATCTTttgtataccccttccaaatctATTTATTCATGGTTTAAGCCTCAAACAGCAATTAGGAGTATACAATTAcactgtgaaaaaaaaaattgattcatgaattttaaaggaaagtagtgatttggtccagctcaaaaaggttaaaaataagtattttggacgctgtcaaaagatttcaagacccccggAACATAAATTTGtccatattttaatttagagccgatgaagttttctataattttgatataatttgtcccaaaagtagtaaataacactgtaaaaatattattaagcaAGCGCaggtgagattttttttaatctccattaattgtctaaaagaaatgcacttcgaaataactgtgtacttgGACCAACTGTCGGTagtaaaactgacaatcctGGCAATCCAAGTTGATGTCGTGCGCCAATGTCTTCTATCTGTCTTCACGATAAGGGACAGTGGCATTATAGAACAACACAAGAACAAACTTCAACAAGAGCACAACTCATTAAGTCGATGCAAAGCACAAACTAACAACAAATGACAAACAGTACAAATCTCGTTCAAGCTAGTTCAAGGCCAAAAACGACTTATAAAAAttatgcatctaagactaaacaaatGTTGAATAGAAATTGGCACTTAAATGTGCCTTATCGCCGGTTATGTCTTTAGTTTTTGGTTGACTTTATTGTAATAGGAGTAGAGTGTTCCATCTAAAAAGTTTGTATTGATTGTAGATGATCTTTCGGTTTCTACCAATGTATCGAACTTGTGTGGCAAGACTCTTGCAGATATAGAACCGGGTATCTGTTCAAGACTCTCATCTATATCTTTTACAGAATATTGACCTTTACaaaagttttctgtttttttttgttattgctcGATTCCTTCAATTTGCTTGTTAGCTGCACTGCCTCCTGGTTACTACAgtcaaaaacaattataaacaagGTTTATCCCACTATTATCTTTGGAAATATATgtagcaagtcaggaatatgacagttgtttcttCACTCGTTCGTCGATTGATAACGTGTggttttgttagttttcatGGACTCCTGAATTACAGAATTACTTTTGAGATagtaatttttgttattcttttttttcaaatagacaTAGAAAGGGTATATAAAGAAATGTTCTGAATGTGCcacttatataattttaaatatgtttagagGAATATACAATTATAAAGGTGTGATCCACATACTTCTGAGGCGGCTagtctgcttacccttctgggaCACCTGAGACCACCCCTAGTTTCTAGAGCggttcgtgttgtttaatctttagttttctatgtttaagTCTTGtgtaatgttatttatatgtttgtctttttgttttcagCCATGACGTTGTTTGTTCATTTTCGATCTATAAGTTTGAGTGTTCCTCTGGTATCctttgtccctctttttttttcgctATAGACAAAATGacgtaaaaataaataagaaacaggTTGACGTGAATTGCTTTTTTGTGccagaaaagaaaaagaaacaaatgttgTACAGAATTATACCGTCTTTTAATttgaatgatacatgtataacaattaAAATCATGATTATGAATTAAAAATGAGAATACACAATTATGCGAAGTATATTTTGAAACATGAATAGTGACACAATTTGATAGATAAGCA is part of the Mytilus trossulus isolate FHL-02 chromosome 13, PNRI_Mtr1.1.1.hap1, whole genome shotgun sequence genome and encodes:
- the LOC134694410 gene encoding uncharacterized protein LOC134694410, whose product is MVEQMRNIVLFTLLCSIPVVYLAGGSQHQHNNDCSRGSDTWQTCYDCYCNHHHSSACNHCRHCDIQCPDKTNPPITTHVPLTTIEPHTKLCDIVKIFDAVARNQFIHNSTAAICQNDNEHHDNDALVMTLCNAPGSANWIEGEQVLLSSGTCSQSAKPYTPIFYHLENVRRAGILIACDGNEIRYFHQECDTTPVVKHVNPTQIDRIHVLTWS